The genomic segment GGGGTTTATATCCAGATTGTGAGCTGTTTTATAAAAACCAGCGATGGCAGCACGTAGCTCGGGCAAACCTAAAGCTGATGTATAGGGCAGGGGCGATGTTATTGCTAAGTTTTGCATAGCAAGCAAAACATCAGGTGGGGCGCCAAAATCAGGCTCACCGATATTTAACTTCACCACATGGTGACCTTGTGCTTCTAATTCGGCGGCTTTTGCGCCAAACGCCATAGCAAAAAAAGGTGAGATAGCCTGCGCACGCTGTGAATATTTCAAATGATACAACCCGATTTATTGAACAAAATAGTAAAAATGTAAGACATATATTCTGCCATTTTTACAGCTATAGCGCAGCATTAAAGTGCTAATCCAAACGACTCAATATCCAGCCACAAAAGCGTACTGCTCATTCTTGCCAGACCCACCTCTTATCGTGATTTTCGCACTGTGAAATATGACTTATGACTTTTTTGACACTAAATTTATCATCAATTTGGCGAGGGTATATATCTACTCGTTAAGCGGAGATTTTAGCGAGCATAGTATTTAGCCGGGTGATCAAAATGTTTACAAATTACTTGACCAGTGGGATGTATTTATGACAAATTAAAATGCAAATGATAACGATTACTATTTGTAGTAGATATTTAACGTGAAGCTTAAACCCATCATACCTTGCCTGATATTGCTCAATACCAGCGCACACGCCCAGTCTTTGTCTGGAAACAAAATCGAAAATGCACCCTTAGAAAGAATGGTTGTTACCGGTACGCGTACAGAGCTAGCTCAGTCACAGAGCCCAGTGTCTATAGACGTGATCACCGGCGCTCAATTGCAGCAAGTGAGTCATGGCACGTTAGCCAGTGCATTGAACTTCATTCCTGGCGTGGTTACAAAGCGCAATGAAAAAGACGGTTACACCGTTCAAATGCAAGGGTTTGATGGCGATCACGTATTAGTCCTATTGGATAGCCAGCCGCTTATCTCGCCCACTGGTTCATCAGTAGATTTAGATCAAATCAGTGTTTTGAACATTGAGCGAATCGAGGTGTTGCGGGGGGCTGCATCTGTGCTGTATGGCAGTTCGGCCATGGGCGGTGTGATCAATGTTATCACTCGCAAGCAAACCCAAAACAGTGGGAAATTTCGTTACCAAGCAAGCAGTTATACCCAGAACGCAATCGATTCTGGTGATGTGGCGGGCTTGTATCAGCTAGACATTAATCACAATATTAGGGGCTGGCAGGGAAGTGTTAGCGCACAAAAAATTGATGATCCAGGCTTTGATTACGATGAAAATACCTTTGCGCAAAGTGCCCCTAGTACAGATAAGTCGTTTGTTAATCTAAGCCTAGCCAGAGACGTCGATGATCTTCACTTAGCGTTAAAAACACGCTATTTCAGTGATGAGAAAACAAAGCTGCGCTACGCCATTCCAGGCCAATCAGGTGATATTAGCTACCTGTCAGACGTCGAACAATGGCAACACGACGTGAGCCTAAGCAAAAGCCAAGTCTGGAAAATTAACGGTCGCTACCTACAGCACGATGAAACCAGTGGCGATTCGAATGGTTTACGGGATGCCCAAATTACGTTGGCAGAAATAGACAGCCAATACCAATGGCAATTGGCTGGAACTGCGCTTGTTTCAGGCTTGATACTCCATCGAGATGAGCTGTATCAAGTTAAGCAAGGCACTAGCCCAAGTGTACCGGGCACAGTTGAAGTGGACGATCAAAGCCGTGATAGTGTTGAAGGATACACTCAGGCCAGTTGGTTGTACGGGGAACATGAATTAGTCGCCGGAGTGCGCGTACAAAATGACAGTGATTTTGGCGTGCACTCGGCAGCACGCGTAAATGGTTTGTTCGCGCTTAACGAAGATAAGAAGGGTATGTGGCAATTGCGGGTGGGGGCTGGGCAGAGTTACCGTGTGCCGACTCTGAAAGAGCGCTTTTATGTCTTCGACCACAGTAACTTAGGCTATATGGTGTTAGGAAATGAGGATCTCGACCCAGAGACTGCATTAAGCGGCAACATTGAGCTTAGTTACCATGGTAGTAGTGCGCGCTTGTTCGGTGCAAACAATACGTCGAGTGCCTATCCTCGTTTATCTTTACGGGCGAATATTCATTACGCTAAAGCTAAGGACTTCATTAACACGGTGACCGATGTCGAAGCATCTGCACAAACTGGGTTGCTTATTTCTCGCTATGAAAATGTCGACCGAACCTATATGAAAGGGGGGGATCTGTCGCTCAAACTTAGCTGGCAAAAAGTAGATTATCAACTGAGCTACAGTTACTTGCATGCCACAGACGGAGACGATAACGACTTAGCAGATCGCCCTACACATCAAATTAAGTCCAATGTGAATTTGCAACTACCCTATGACATCAATGCGTTGGCTTATGTCGTGTACGAAGCGGGGGAACACCCTAGCAGTACACAAACTGGCGTGGCTAAAGACACTTGGCTCAGCGTTAATCTGAGCGTGAATCAACGTATTAACCAGCAATGGCAGTGGAATGCTGGCATCGACAACCTCTTTGACGAACACCAAGACAGTGACGCTATCGCCCAAGGCTTACTCGATGTTAGGCCGCTTTCTAGCCAGCGAGTTTTTGTCGGCGTTAGTTATCAATTCTATTAAAACACACTTAACAAAAGGAAAAATCCATGAAAATCAGTTATCTCGCTAGTTTGAGTGCCGTTATGCTACTGACGGCTTGTGGTGGTTCAAGCTCGAGCAGCGACAGTGTTGAGCCGTCTCCTACTGAGCCAACCACGCCAGTAGTAGAGGAGGGCACAATAGTAGGACCGTTCAGCACGGGTACTACGTCAGAGCCAATGCGTGTGTATTTTGATTTAGACACGGGCGCTGCGCTTGAATTAACTGATGAAGAAGCGGCTGAAAATAGCGTATGGGATATCGCATTTCAGCGCACCAAAGTGTATTTAAATACTCACAGCGAAAACAGCGTTGGGGCCTTTTTCACTGATGTAAATAGCGATTTTTATGATGCAACAGGCGCTGTGGTCGTCGATAGCTTTTTGAATGCTGAT from the Paraglaciecola mesophila genome contains:
- a CDS encoding TonB-dependent receptor plug domain-containing protein; the encoded protein is MKLKPIIPCLILLNTSAHAQSLSGNKIENAPLERMVVTGTRTELAQSQSPVSIDVITGAQLQQVSHGTLASALNFIPGVVTKRNEKDGYTVQMQGFDGDHVLVLLDSQPLISPTGSSVDLDQISVLNIERIEVLRGAASVLYGSSAMGGVINVITRKQTQNSGKFRYQASSYTQNAIDSGDVAGLYQLDINHNIRGWQGSVSAQKIDDPGFDYDENTFAQSAPSTDKSFVNLSLARDVDDLHLALKTRYFSDEKTKLRYAIPGQSGDISYLSDVEQWQHDVSLSKSQVWKINGRYLQHDETSGDSNGLRDAQITLAEIDSQYQWQLAGTALVSGLILHRDELYQVKQGTSPSVPGTVEVDDQSRDSVEGYTQASWLYGEHELVAGVRVQNDSDFGVHSAARVNGLFALNEDKKGMWQLRVGAGQSYRVPTLKERFYVFDHSNLGYMVLGNEDLDPETALSGNIELSYHGSSARLFGANNTSSAYPRLSLRANIHYAKAKDFINTVTDVEASAQTGLLISRYENVDRTYMKGGDLSLKLSWQKVDYQLSYSYLHATDGDDNDLADRPTHQIKSNVNLQLPYDINALAYVVYEAGEHPSSTQTGVAKDTWLSVNLSVNQRINQQWQWNAGIDNLFDEHQDSDAIAQGLLDVRPLSSQRVFVGVSYQFY